The nucleotide sequence CTTTTTCTTGTAAGGCATCCATTTGTTTTTGTGCTGCCGAAAAGAAAATATCAGCTGGTGATCCTGCTTCTATTTGAGTTTGTAATGCTCCTGATGAAGTAAATGAGAATGCAACAGTTGTTCCTGTTTCTGTTTTATAATTGTCAGCTAATTCTGTAAGTACATCAGTTAAACTTGCCGCAGCCAATACTAATATTTCTTTATTTTCTGTATTAGTTTGTGCAGTATTTGAAGAACCGCATGATACAAATAAATAAGATATTAATAAAGTTATAAATATTATTTTTTTCATAGCAACACCTTTAAATTTATTTTATTTTTTATATTAAAAATATTTAATGCCCTTCACCTTTCATCATACTAATGATATGTTCTAGTAAAGGTATCAGTAAATTAGTGCAGTATTCAGCACCTTTTTTGCTTCCGGGAAAATTAACTACAAATACATTATCATTAATACCAGCATATCCTCTTGATAGAGCGGCAAATATTGTATCCTTTATTGACTCTTGTCTTAAATAATCAGATATTCCTCTTACTTCTTTTTTACAAAATGCCTCTGTTGCTTCAGGAGTTACATCTCTTTGAGATAAGCCGGTTCCTCCTGTAGTTATTATAATATCAAAGTTATTTTTATTTTCATTTAAAGTATTTAATATTATATCATATTCATCTGGAACTATTATTTTTTTTATATTTGTAATTTTATCTTTCAAATTATCTTCAAGAGTTTTTACTATAACAGCACCGGATTTATCTTCATATATGCCTTTGAAAGCTCTATCAGACACAGTAATAACAAGTATCTTCAACTTTTATTTCACCGCCTTTAACAACTCTTACAAATATACCTTTTTTCGGCATAATGCAGTCGCCCACTAATTGTTTTATATCGCATCCATTATGACATGCCTTTCCTATTTTGGAAACTTCCACTATAGTATCTCCTATATACATTTTCGTTCCTATAGGCAGTTTATAAAGTTCAATGTCTTTTGTTGTTATGTTTTCTGCAAAATCACCCGGTTTGAGATTGGTTTGCATTTTATTATTTGTGTATTCTATATCTTCAATGGCAAGCAAAGAAACTTGTCTGTCTTTTAACCTATTAAAATGGGCATCATTAAGAACGCCTTTATCTTCTACCAAAGTTATGCTTTCTACAGGAGTTTTTATTGTACCTGTATCTTTGGATATATTTAATGAAATTAATTTGAAATATTTCTTTTCCATAATGCAATTCTACTTCTATTTAATAAAAAAGTATTATTATTTAGAAGTTTATACAAAAAAATAAAATATTCAATATAAATATAATTTTTTTTTAGAATTTTATTTAAAAATTACAAAAAATTTATTATAATATTATCTGAAACTATTTTTAATGAGAAATGAAAATGAATAATAAGCAAATATTAGATAAGGCTTTGGAACTTGTAAATAATAATATAGAAACAGAGCTAATAAAAATACTTAAAATATCAGGATCTGCTCCAAGAACATTAGATGCTTTTATGATAGCTTATAGAGAAAATAATAAAGAAAAAAATATTGGTACTATAGGCGGAGGTTTATTGGAATTTGAAGCTTTAAAAGATGCTTATGTATTTTTAGATAATAAAGAAACTTCTAATAAAAAATATAATTTAACTCCTCAGGAAGCAGGCGGAATTGGTATGGTATGCGGAGGAAGTGCTGAGATATCATTTATATATTTAAATGATAATAAAGATACAATAAATAATATAAAAAAAGAAATTGAAGATAAGGAAAGCAATGTTTATATATTCGGCGGAGGGCATGTATCTTATGATTTGGTAGAAGTTTTGTATAGAATAGGTTTTAATTGTATTGTTATAGATGATAGAGAAGAGTTTGCAAATAAAGATAGATTTCCTAATGCTAGTAAAATAATAGTAGAAAATTATGAAAATGTTTTTGATAAAATAAATATTAGTGATAAAGATTATATAGTAATAGTAACAAGAGGACATTCTCATGATTATATAGTTGAAAAAAATGCTTTAAAAACTGATGCATTATATATTGGTATGATAGGAAGTAAGAATAAAATAAAAACATTGCATGACAGATTAAAAAAAGAAGAAAATTATACTGATGAAAATATATCGAAAGTGCATGCTCCAATAGGAATAGCAATAGGTGCAGAGACTACAGAAGAAATAGCAATAAGCATAGCAGCAGAACTTATACTTGTAAGAGCAAAAGCAGAGAATAGAAGAAAAATAAAAAATTAATTTATTATTAATTACAATATTATTCGGAAAGTATAAACTATAAGTATTTAATAATTGCAGACATTTATTATTATAAGTAAAGTTACTGCAATTAAAAAACTTTAATTAAAAAACTATAATTTTCATAACTATAACTTTATGAAATTATATATTTGCAATAATAGGAGCATATATGGCTAGAACTTTTTTACATCCTAATGAAGCTTTAGAATTAGTATTGAAAAATTCTGAAGACTATGGTAATGAAAAAATATCAGTGCTTGATTCTTATAACAGAGTTTTAGCTGATGATGTTTATGCTTTGAATGATGATCCTCCTTTCAGTAAATCTTCTATGGACGGATATGCTTATAAAAAAGAAGATGAAAATAAAAATAGTTATGTTTTAATTGAAGATAAAATTATATATGCTGGACTTTGCGATAAAATTGAAGTTAAAAGCGGAGAATGTGTTAAAATAATGACAGGTGCTATGCTTCCTGAAAATTGCGATGCGGTTCAGAGAGTGGAGTGGATAGAGGAAGTAAAAGAAAATTCTAAAACAGTTATTAATTTCACTAAAAAAGAAATAACTAGTAATGTAATAAAAAAAGGAAATAATAAAAAATCGGGAGATAAAGTATTGGATAAGAAAATGCTTTTACCTAAAGATGTTGCTGTACTTGCAGGATTTGGTTATTCTAATATAGAAGTGAAAAATAAAATAAATACTGCTGTAATATCCACAGGTAATGAAATAGCAAATATAGGCGAAAGTTTAAAAGAAGGTCAGATATATGATGCTAATGCTCCTATGCTTGCGGCTAGAACTTCTTCTTTATCATGTAATACTAAATTTTATGGTAAAGTTAATGATGATGAAAAAGAGATAAAAGAAATACTTTCAAAAGCATTAGATGAAAATGATATTGTTCTTATAAGCGGAGGCGTATCTATGGGAGATTTTGATTATGTACATAAAGAGTTACTAGAGCTTGGAGTTAATCAAATATTTCATGGTATTGCTATGAAACCAGGAAAACCTTTATTTTTTGGTAAATTAGGTAAAAAGGCTGTGTTTGCTTTGCCGGGTAATACGGTTTCTGCTTTTATGACTTTTGAAATAATGGTTAAGCCTTATATATTTAGCTGCTTAGGTATAAATTTCGATACTAATTATATAAAGGCTTTAATCACTGAAGACTTTAAAAGAAAAGATGCTGAAAGGCTTGAATATATACCTGTACGATTATTTTTTGATGATACAAAATTATTAGTGAAACTTATAAAATATAATAATTCTTCTATGATATCATCATTCTCTGAAGCTAATGGTATATTAAAAATAGATATTGGAATTTCAGATATTGTAAGAGGAAGTATAGTTGATGTTAGATTCCTTTAATAGAGAGATAAATTATATAAGAGTTTCCGTTACTGACAGATGTAATTTGAGATGTGTATACTGTATGCCTGAAGAAGGTATTATAAAAAAAGCACATAATCAAATTTTGAGTTATGAGCAAATATATGATGTGGTTAAAGAGGCTTCTGAACTAGGAATTAAAAAAGTTAGAATAACAGGAGGCGAGCCTTTAGTACGAAAAAATATTGATGAGCTTGTAGCTATGATTAGGAGTATAGAAAAAGTTGATATAATAGCTATGACAACTAATGCAGTTTTACTTGAAGGCATTGCGGAGAAATTAAAAAATGCGGGTCTTGATTCTATTAATATATCTCTTGATACTTTAGACAGTGAAAGGTACAAATATATTACAAGAGGCGGAAGTTTATATGATGCTATGAAAGGAATAAAAATAGCTTCTGAATTGGGATTTCAATTAAAAATTAATGTTGTTGTTTATGATGAAAAAAGCATAGAAGAATTACCTTTATTAAAAAAATATGCTGAAAGTATAAATGCTAAACTTCAAACTATTCAGTATTATGATCTTAACAGTCAGAAAATAGATTCTGCAGATTATGACAGACCTGCAAAATGTAAATACTGCAATAGGATAAGATTATTATCTGATGGATATTTATTAAGCTGTCTGCATAGTAATATAAAATTCAAAGTTGATTTTGACGATATAAGAAGTTCTATAATAAAATG is from Brachyspira hampsonii and encodes:
- a CDS encoding MogA/MoaB family molybdenum cofactor biosynthesis protein; translated protein: MKILVITVSDRAFKGIYEDKSGAVIVKTLEDNLKDKITNIKKIIVPDEYDIILNTLNENKNNFDIIITTGGTGLSQRDVTPEATEAFCKKEVRGISDYLRQESIKDTIFAALSRGYAGINDNVFVVNFPGSKKGAEYCTNLLIPLLEHIISMMKGEGH
- a CDS encoding MOSC domain-containing protein encodes the protein MEKKYFKLISLNISKDTGTIKTPVESITLVEDKGVLNDAHFNRLKDRQVSLLAIEDIEYTNNKMQTNLKPGDFAENITTKDIELYKLPIGTKMYIGDTIVEVSKIGKACHNGCDIKQLVGDCIMPKKGIFVRVVKGGEIKVEDTCYYCV
- a CDS encoding XdhC family protein is translated as MNNKQILDKALELVNNNIETELIKILKISGSAPRTLDAFMIAYRENNKEKNIGTIGGGLLEFEALKDAYVFLDNKETSNKKYNLTPQEAGGIGMVCGGSAEISFIYLNDNKDTINNIKKEIEDKESNVYIFGGGHVSYDLVEVLYRIGFNCIVIDDREEFANKDRFPNASKIIVENYENVFDKINISDKDYIVIVTRGHSHDYIVEKNALKTDALYIGMIGSKNKIKTLHDRLKKEENYTDENISKVHAPIGIAIGAETTEEIAISIAAELILVRAKAENRRKIKN
- a CDS encoding molybdopterin molybdotransferase MoeA, whose protein sequence is MARTFLHPNEALELVLKNSEDYGNEKISVLDSYNRVLADDVYALNDDPPFSKSSMDGYAYKKEDENKNSYVLIEDKIIYAGLCDKIEVKSGECVKIMTGAMLPENCDAVQRVEWIEEVKENSKTVINFTKKEITSNVIKKGNNKKSGDKVLDKKMLLPKDVAVLAGFGYSNIEVKNKINTAVISTGNEIANIGESLKEGQIYDANAPMLAARTSSLSCNTKFYGKVNDDEKEIKEILSKALDENDIVLISGGVSMGDFDYVHKELLELGVNQIFHGIAMKPGKPLFFGKLGKKAVFALPGNTVSAFMTFEIMVKPYIFSCLGINFDTNYIKALITEDFKRKDAERLEYIPVRLFFDDTKLLVKLIKYNNSSMISSFSEANGILKIDIGISDIVRGSIVDVRFL
- a CDS encoding GTP 3',8-cyclase MoaA → MLDSFNREINYIRVSVTDRCNLRCVYCMPEEGIIKKAHNQILSYEQIYDVVKEASELGIKKVRITGGEPLVRKNIDELVAMIRSIEKVDIIAMTTNAVLLEGIAEKLKNAGLDSINISLDTLDSERYKYITRGGSLYDAMKGIKIASELGFQLKINVVVYDEKSIEELPLLKKYAESINAKLQTIQYYDLNSQKIDSADYDRPAKCKYCNRIRLLSDGYLLSCLHSNIKFKVDFDDIRSSIIKCIEGKPENGAYSDAESLSMIGG